The genomic interval AGATCCTCCATTACAACCTGAACCGCTGCACGGCCGCCACCTACTATTCCTGTGCCCGGATGGGAACTCGAACTACTCAAGTATAACTTCTTCAACGGCATCCTGTAATTCCATCCGGGAAGAGGACGGTTGCCGGAAAGCTGCCAGTTAAAGCATCCTATATGGCCGATATCAGCATGAACAAATGCTGGATTGTGCTGCTCAAAATCCAGCGGCGTCATAAACGACCTTCCCAGAATATTATTATCACCCATGTTAGTCGTTCTTTCACGCAGATGACTAAGAATACCGTCTGCTACCTCCTGACCCTTCTCTTTCCACATCTGTGCTCCTCCGTCAGCCAGATCGTAAGGAGCAAAACCATAAAGATAAAGAGTATGTTTGCCAGCAGGAGCTCTCGTCTTGTCCCATTTGCTATATGAAATGCTAAGATAAAGATCGTCCCTCGGATATCCGAGATCAAGTGCATGAAACGCATTCCAGTATTCTTCCTTGCTACATGATGAAAATTCAATCCAAAAAGCATCGTTTACATCTTTGTCGCTACTTTTAAATTTTGGGACCTCATTTAATGCAAGATGCTGATGTATAGGCGCAAAATTTGAGGGAGACAGATTCTTTACACTTTGTGCAAAACCCTCAGGAAGCGGATGTCCGCCGGTCATGCCCGGAAACATCTGCTTAATGCTCATACCCGATACTACCGCCTTGCCGGCCAGTATCTCTTCTCCTGTTGTTAATATAACACCTGTTACCTCATCATCTGATATCTTGAATTCCTTTACCGTGCTCGATAGTTTGATAGTCCCGCCGTTGGCTTCTATCAGCCTGCCCATAGCCTCGCTTAACTCGCCTGAACCGCCTTCAGGGATACCTCCACCATATTTGTGAATCATCGGAATGAATATAAACAATGTAAAACCGGTGCCTTTTACAAATGGGTTAATCATAGCTTCCGATGCATATCTCGAAAGAGCTATTTTGATCTTGTCGTTCTCAAATATCTCATCAACCACATCCCAGGCGCTTATCATCTGTGCTCTTATCAACTCACGACCCTCGGGGCTCTGATCCATCATCGCCATTTGAGCTCCAAAAGGCGGTGGAGGGTTGAACATACCCATTGTCAGCATGTCGAGCATCCTTATCGACCAGTCGTGAAATTTTCTGTAAGCCACTGCATCATGCTCGGAAATCTTTGCTATGGATTGACAGGTCTTGTCCAGGTTCTGATGAAGTACAAAAACTGAATCATCATCAAAAATTACCCCGGTCATAACCTCAGGTTTTAAGTACTTCAGTCCGTATTTTGCTTGCAGCTCAAGTTCATCATCCTTTATTACAGGGTTGGGCGCAATAAAGCCATGCCAGGTGGAACACACATCGTGTTTGAACCCGGGCAGCGTTAACTCTCTGGTCTGAGCTCCACCTCCGATCTTATCCTGATGTTCCACAACACACACGTTAAGTCCCGCTTTTGCAAGATAAGCACCAGCCATTAATCCATTATGACCTGCACCAGCTATGATTACATCATACTTTGACATATTATTTCCTTTCCGATTATTTTTTTTAAATAAACTTAATGAAATTACTTTTTACGAATCCGGATTACTTAGACAGCAGTAAGAAATTATTGACAGTAAAAAAGCCGGGGTCCAGTTTTGAAGCAGGTATAAACAGGAAATCTTCTTCCGGGTCCGTTGATCGTGATACGCATGTAGCATGGCGGGCTTTTTCATCAATAAAAAGCATAGCATCATGATCCCCTGTATTATTTTTACCGGTCGGCACCTCACTGTAGTGCACTATAAAAGAGAGCCATGTACGGAAATCGCCGGATTTTTCATATACCTCTTTGTACCATATGGTATAAGTTTTCTGATCGATATAGTTTACATGCAACCCCCAGTTATAATACGGATCTTTAGGCATCTGTTCCACAATCCATACTTTTCTTGGAACATAGGTAATATTAAGAGGAGTCCATGATGCGCCCTCCCATTTTGGATCATCGAAACCTAATTTGGGGTGAGTGCCGGTATAGGGAAAGGCCCTTTTCATCCTTCCATCCGGAAATTCCTGTGCCGGAAGTATATTTGGACTGGTAAATGAAACAAGAATTGTCTTTTCGCCGATATATTTCCAATTCATTGTGCGGGTTTTACCACTCCACAGATAATTTGTATCCCTCCATGAATCAGAGCCCATATAGGGGTCAGACTTCATCCCTGAACCGGTTTGACGAATTCTTCGAATGGCAGGAACATAGACATAACTGCTATCTTCCCTTTTGTCCATATAGATGTATGTCAATATATTAGTTCCTTTGGCACTCATCGGATCCAAAGTATTTGAAAATTCGTACTGCAGAGCCTTATCAGGATTACTTATCTCCTGACCAGGCGGCCGGCCATTCATATACAGGCGCTGATCCAAGCCTTGAACATAACGCTCTTCCCTTGTTTTATCTATCCACATAATACGGGTTTTATCTCTTGAACCCATAAAACGATTTCTTTGGAATTCGAAGTTATATATGATTTTTACCCCGGCCTTTGGATCTTTAAGATCAATGTTGGGAAAAGGATAACCGTAAATATTTTCCGGGTATTTTCCAGTGCGTTTATCGATCAAATCGC from Pseudomonadota bacterium carries:
- a CDS encoding NAD(P)/FAD-dependent oxidoreductase, giving the protein MSKYDVIIAGAGHNGLMAGAYLAKAGLNVCVVEHQDKIGGGAQTRELTLPGFKHDVCSTWHGFIAPNPVIKDDELELQAKYGLKYLKPEVMTGVIFDDDSVFVLHQNLDKTCQSIAKISEHDAVAYRKFHDWSIRMLDMLTMGMFNPPPPFGAQMAMMDQSPEGRELIRAQMISAWDVVDEIFENDKIKIALSRYASEAMINPFVKGTGFTLFIFIPMIHKYGGGIPEGGSGELSEAMGRLIEANGGTIKLSSTVKEFKISDDEVTGVILTTGEEILAGKAVVSGMSIKQMFPGMTGGHPLPEGFAQSVKNLSPSNFAPIHQHLALNEVPKFKSSDKDVNDAFWIEFSSCSKEEYWNAFHALDLGYPRDDLYLSISYSKWDKTRAPAGKHTLYLYGFAPYDLADGGAQMWKEKGQEVADGILSHLRERTTNMGDNNILGRSFMTPLDFEQHNPAFVHADIGHIGCFNWQLSGNRPLPGWNYRMPLKKLYLSSSSSHPGTGIVGGGRAAVQVVMEDLGIDFDKVVKK
- a CDS encoding DUF1329 domain-containing protein is translated as MKRTRILKYFGLSLCSLFVLLLCGGNLLWAMDLPKLIDKTNCSQYKDLLIPAMYRAIEQGDYFITPGKINFKYKHTNGFLAAGPKNEGKFDVTPDGDLIDKRTGKYPENIYGYPFPNIDLKDPKAGVKIIYNFEFQRNRFMGSRDKTRIMWIDKTREERYVQGLDQRLYMNGRPPGQEISNPDKALQYEFSNTLDPMSAKGTNILTYIYMDKREDSSYVYVPAIRRIRQTGSGMKSDPYMGSDSWRDTNYLWSGKTRTMNWKYIGEKTILVSFTSPNILPAQEFPDGRMKRAFPYTGTHPKLGFDDPKWEGASWTPLNITYVPRKVWIVEQMPKDPYYNWGLHVNYIDQKTYTIWYKEVYEKSGDFRTWLSFIVHYSEVPTGKNNTGDHDAMLFIDEKARHATCVSRSTDPEEDFLFIPASKLDPGFFTVNNFLLLSK